In Bacteroidota bacterium, the DNA window CAAAGCAAATCCAAGAATTTTTCCTGTAAACTCAAAAGCTTCAAGAGCCATTTTATCAGACCTGTTGGCTGCCTCAGCAATTAGTTTTGAGGTAATTTTTTCCGGTACAAAATTTCTTAACTCGCTTGCTTCATCAGATTTTTTAAGCAATTCAAGCACTGTTTTTAGAATTCCCGTGGCCGAAGCATAAGTTTCTAAGCATCCTAATCTGCCACAGCCACAGGTTCTACCTTCCGGATTTATGACAGTATGTCCAATCTCGCCGGCAAAACCATCGTGTCCGTAAACAACTTTTCCATCAACTACAATTCCGCTTCCCAAACCGGTGCCAAGTGTTATCACAATAAAATCGTTCATGTTTTTTGCTCCACCATAAATCATCTCACCCATAGCTGCTGCATTGGCATCGTTGGTGAGGAAAACCGGATAGTTCATTTTCTTTTCGAGCTTTTCGGCTAATTTCACTTTTCCCTTCCAACGCAAGTTTGGAGCAAAATCTATTGAGCCGGTATAATAGTTTCCGTTTGGTGCACCAATGCCAATTCCTTTGACTTTTGTGTCGTTTTCAAGATTTTCAATCAATCGTTTCAGGCTGTTGGAGAGTAGCTCAATAAATTCATCTACATTTTCATATTTTCTTGTCGAAATACTTCCTTCTGCCAGAACTTTTGCATCCTTATCAACAACACCAAAAACTGTATTTGTGCCACCAATATCTATTCCTATTGAAACTTCTTTCATCTCTATTTTTATAAATTTTCAAATTGTGTCAAATATAGGAAATTTTAGATTTTCGGACATCAAATTTTTAATCTGCAAATATTTAAGAAAAAGTATATTACATTTGCTAATTATTAATTTTCACTAATTAATGTAATTTTGAAAAAAGGAACAATACTGACCATTTCGCTTTTGCTTTTTTTCTTATTCTGCTATTCTCAAACAGATATTAATTCCATTTTGAAGCTTGATACTATTTATTGTGTTGAAGAAACTGAAAAACCATCAGTTAATGATTTGGTATATTATGTAAATGATGATTTATTTTATTTTATCAATTATAATTCAAGAAAGGCTGATGACATTTTAGTTTTGAATGAGATAAATCTAAAAAGTGGCTATAAAACGAGATACTATGGAATATTTGATCTATATGAACACAAAAACAGTATTTTTAAAGACTATGAAATAGTATTTAGTTCAATGTATGTTAAAGATTCACTTCTTTATTTCATAGCATTTGACAAACTTTATTCCTATATTATTTCAAATGAAGAAATAGAATTCTACCAAAAAGTAAATATTAAGCTATCAAATATTAATTGCATCAAAAATAAGATTGTTTTATATCATAATTACAATTTCCACAAAAACAACAAGACCGAACCAACCGTATTATCAATTTTTAATGAAGAAAAGTTTACTATTGGAAAAACTATTACACCAAAATTTGAGAATCTTTGTTATACACACTTTAATCCAAACAACTGGTTCGATTTTAGCTCAAATTCAATATCATTTTGTCAAACAGTTGATTATAAGATTGATTTTTATGATAGTAATCTAAAAAAAATCAATCAAATAATCAGGAATATTGATAATTGGGAAAAAGCACCTAAAAAGAAAAAAGATCAAAGTGCTCACGATTGTTTAGATTATTACAATCCATGGGAAGATAAAATTGCAAGATTATTGGGTGGATACTTCATTAATGATACTGCTTTTATTACACAATATAAACTACCTCAAGTTGAAGAAAATGACTTTAAATATTTCTTCGATATTTGGAGTTTTAATGGCAATAAGTGGGAGTTATCATTCAGTAATTTGTGTAATTCGTTCAAGTTTAAAATTGATAAAGATACCATTTTAACAAATGAAAATTTTCCGTTTAATTCCATGACTTACCCAAAATATATTGTTCATAATAATAGAATTATTTCTTTTCGGGTGGAACCTTACATAAATCCAATAGGCTTGACAAAAGGGGAATATGATGAAAAACAGAATTCTTATCTATTAGATTCGGATGTGCCAAAAAGACTACAATTGTTTGTTTTTGATATAATAGCTGAAAAATAGCATTTATGACAAAAAGATCAACTTCAAAAGTGAGAAGTGCAATTTTCATTACTTTCTTTTTTGCTTTCTCCACAATTTTTGGACAACAGTACACAAGTAATTCAGCTTTTTATAATTTGGCTGGCGAAAAAGTAATTGCTGGATATACCGGAGCAAGCTGACCCCCTCCGAGCGATAAAAAAAATGTTGTTTTTCTGAGTGAAATTTGTCTGTCATTCCGGCAGATGTTGACCCCTTTTTTGCGGCGGCGGCTTTCGAGAAACGGAGCATGTTGACCC includes these proteins:
- a CDS encoding ROK family protein; translated protein: MKEVSIGIDIGGTNTVFGVVDKDAKVLAEGSISTRKYENVDEFIELLSNSLKRLIENLENDTKVKGIGIGAPNGNYYTGSIDFAPNLRWKGKVKLAEKLEKKMNYPVFLTNDANAAAMGEMIYGGAKNMNDFIVITLGTGLGSGIVVDGKVVYGHDGFAGEIGHTVINPEGRTCGCGRLGCLETYASATGILKTVLELLKKSDEASELRNFVPEKITSKLIAEAANRSDKMALEAFEFTGKILGFALANAVATLSPKAIFLFGGLAKSGELIIKPTKIYLEENLLNIFKNKVQILPSGIPDQNAAILGASALVWEN